The following proteins are encoded in a genomic region of Streptomyces lunaelactis:
- a CDS encoding glycosyltransferase family 4 protein, whose protein sequence is MLGDITSGDRPDRRALILVENLSVPFDRRVWQECTTLRDAGWEVHVICPRGEKRDTEPEAEIDGVRIHRYPLRAATGGPAGYLREYGSALWHTVRLARKVGPVDVVHACNPPDLLFLPALWLKRRGARFVFDQHDLVPELYLSRFDRGKDLLYRAVCALERRTYRAADVVLATNESYRDVALRRGGRRPADVFVVRSAPDTDRFQPVPPEPELKSGKPHLLCYLGVMGPQDGVDYALRALAKLRDEFGRTDWHAVFVGAGDAFDAMVELSRRLGLSEQVQFTGRIPDADLVRYLSTADVCLSPDPRNPLNDVSTMNKVLEYMVMGRPIVSFDLREARVSAGDAAVYAPANDEAEFAKLITLLLDDPEKRARMGKIGQERISGQLSWRNSQRSLLAAYAAACRDHTPVSAGAPVRTGKRARR, encoded by the coding sequence TTGCTTGGTGACATAACCAGCGGCGACCGGCCGGACCGGCGCGCGCTGATTCTGGTGGAGAACCTGTCGGTGCCGTTCGACCGGCGGGTGTGGCAGGAGTGCACGACACTGCGCGACGCGGGCTGGGAGGTGCACGTCATCTGTCCCCGGGGGGAAAAGCGGGACACGGAGCCGGAGGCGGAGATCGACGGGGTGCGGATCCACCGCTATCCGTTGCGCGCGGCCACCGGAGGGCCGGCCGGCTACCTGCGGGAGTACGGATCGGCGTTGTGGCATACGGTCCGGCTGGCCCGCAAGGTCGGCCCGGTCGACGTGGTCCACGCCTGCAACCCGCCCGACCTGCTGTTCCTGCCGGCACTGTGGCTGAAGCGGCGCGGCGCGCGGTTCGTCTTCGACCAGCACGACCTGGTGCCCGAGCTGTACCTCTCCCGGTTCGACCGCGGCAAGGATCTGCTTTACCGCGCCGTGTGCGCGCTGGAACGGCGGACCTACCGGGCCGCGGACGTCGTGCTCGCCACGAACGAGAGCTACCGGGACGTCGCGCTGCGCCGTGGCGGTCGGCGGCCGGCGGACGTCTTCGTGGTGCGCAGCGCGCCCGACACCGACCGGTTCCAGCCGGTGCCGCCCGAGCCGGAGTTGAAGAGCGGCAAGCCTCATCTGCTGTGCTACCTCGGTGTCATGGGCCCGCAGGACGGTGTCGACTACGCCTTGCGGGCCCTCGCGAAGCTGCGCGACGAGTTCGGGCGTACCGACTGGCACGCGGTGTTCGTCGGCGCCGGCGACGCCTTCGACGCGATGGTGGAGCTGTCCCGGCGGCTCGGGCTCTCGGAGCAGGTGCAGTTCACCGGTCGCATCCCGGACGCCGACCTGGTGCGCTACCTGTCCACCGCGGACGTGTGCCTGTCCCCCGACCCGCGCAATCCGCTCAACGACGTGTCGACCATGAACAAGGTCCTGGAGTACATGGTGATGGGCCGGCCGATCGTCTCGTTCGACCTCCGGGAGGCGCGAGTCTCCGCCGGTGACGCCGCCGTCTACGCGCCCGCCAACGACGAGGCCGAGTTCGCCAAGCTCATCACGCTGCTCCTCGACGATCCGGAGAAGCGGGCCCGGATGGGCAAGATCGGCCAGGAGCGGATCAGCGGACAGCTCTCCTGGCGAAACTCCCAGCGATCGCTGCTCGCCGCCTACGCCGCTGCGTGCCGTGACCACACTCCGGTGTCGGCGGGCGCCCCGGTCCGCACAGGGAAGAGGGCGCGCCGTTGA
- a CDS encoding Wzz/FepE/Etk N-terminal domain-containing protein: MSDDTIRLVTIGRILRRRWRLLAVLTVVGALVGYGTSVLIPPRYTASASVLLPGQWDERGLLTQVDIATSSAVVDRAAATLDWTGVNGGELRDRVSAKAADGNIIKISGTADTPERAQQLSDQVAQQFVTFAARLAGDSTDPDAAAGPEALRQKVAQTNRRITELANAADPGQSVESVQARTELEQLRTALQEAMKKLDEADPATNKANMVVMGPAARPTGEAAPTRTQLIVAGALLFFLLALIGHLAAARVNRRLRTEPEIAAALGSALLGTVDVPGERPAHRPQGRDPRAWIRWLLDVDTRWDIPTPQPSGGEAGRQIRYRRVCARLRDQLPAPRRLLVVVPDGDEIARRAAGQLVAQAKNDPLLRVVGVSVSRPLVPDRDTESGALVVLSAGNWTAEELADIAEACADAGHEVVGIVVAGTIRARPTRTAGRPADEATVALAVRGHATGGSV; the protein is encoded by the coding sequence TTGAGCGATGACACGATCCGCCTGGTCACGATCGGGCGGATTCTCCGTCGGCGGTGGCGGCTTCTCGCCGTCCTCACCGTCGTGGGCGCGCTCGTCGGCTACGGCACCTCGGTGCTGATCCCGCCGCGTTACACGGCGTCGGCATCGGTACTGCTGCCAGGGCAGTGGGACGAGCGCGGGCTGCTGACTCAGGTGGACATCGCGACCAGTTCGGCGGTGGTCGACCGCGCGGCTGCCACGCTCGACTGGACGGGCGTCAACGGCGGCGAGCTGCGGGATCGAGTGAGCGCCAAGGCCGCCGACGGGAACATCATCAAGATCTCGGGTACAGCCGACACCCCGGAGCGCGCGCAGCAGCTCTCCGACCAGGTGGCCCAACAATTCGTCACATTCGCCGCGCGGCTCGCAGGCGACAGCACCGACCCCGACGCGGCGGCAGGGCCCGAGGCACTGCGGCAGAAGGTGGCGCAGACCAACCGCCGCATCACCGAGCTGGCCAATGCGGCCGATCCGGGGCAGTCCGTGGAGAGCGTGCAGGCCCGCACCGAGCTCGAGCAGCTGCGCACCGCGCTGCAGGAGGCAATGAAGAAGCTGGACGAGGCCGACCCGGCGACCAACAAGGCCAACATGGTCGTCATGGGGCCGGCGGCCCGGCCGACCGGCGAGGCAGCTCCGACGAGGACGCAGCTCATCGTCGCCGGGGCGCTGCTGTTCTTCCTGCTTGCGCTCATCGGCCATCTCGCCGCCGCACGGGTGAATCGCCGACTGCGCACCGAACCGGAGATCGCCGCGGCGCTGGGCTCGGCGCTGCTGGGTACCGTCGACGTGCCTGGTGAACGGCCCGCGCACCGGCCACAAGGCCGTGACCCGCGGGCCTGGATCCGCTGGCTGCTGGACGTCGACACCCGGTGGGACATACCGACCCCGCAGCCGTCCGGCGGCGAGGCCGGCAGACAGATCCGCTACCGGCGGGTGTGCGCTCGCCTCCGGGACCAGCTGCCGGCCCCCAGGCGGCTGCTGGTTGTCGTACCGGACGGCGACGAGATCGCCCGCAGGGCCGCCGGGCAGCTCGTCGCCCAGGCCAAGAACGATCCGCTGCTCCGGGTGGTGGGGGTTTCCGTGTCCCGGCCGCTGGTGCCGGACCGCGACACCGAGTCCGGTGCCCTGGTCGTGCTCAGCGCGGGCAACTGGACCGCAGAGGAGCTCGCCGACATCGCCGAGGCGTGTGCGGACGCAGGGCATGAGGTCGTCGGCATCGTCGTCGCCGGCACGATCCGAGCCCGTCCGACGCGGACTGCCGGCCGTCCTGCGGATGAGGCCACTGTGGCGCTCGCGGTTCGCGGCCACGCGACGGGAGGTTCAGTGTGA
- a CDS encoding Wzz/FepE/Etk N-terminal domain-containing protein — MTTSKTAESSAATPLLDLQALVVAVRRRRRLWCAVALLGLLVGAAVAVLMPPPPTAVTKVLVAHQADQPNDPGTLIRTDVALLQTTRIASKALQSLESPEKPEDFMQDYGGTGLTNNLLQINVTGDSDAEAVARAKALADAFVADHVRRIQEAANAEAKTLLDQRDRMRKELAKVNKAIGDRSPESDPKASASIESLFARRAELTSRIADFDQRAAEARTGTPRLIAGTQIVDAPRAVQHSLPRAAVTNATIGLALGLVLGLALAAVGAVVADRPVLRREIAANLGASVIAELRRTPRRSARLWQRRRTRAARTRLTASLARTVRGSAEPVSLLELGCARSASVIALDLARALAAEEPVVIIDGLPRLQLANRRPKPGDPTVVSGERAAAVSHQERRLGVGSVAPGAAWTDLQYLGTQTVLVVRAGHGSAAWLHTVARQLADQRIPVIGVVLIDPDPRDRTDGTLWDGLHTALRGRNERPARQNETGRRRTERLPMWAAQVPDNDQEAR, encoded by the coding sequence GTGACGACGAGCAAGACTGCGGAGTCGTCGGCCGCCACTCCGCTGCTGGACCTGCAGGCGCTGGTGGTGGCGGTGCGCAGGCGCCGCCGCCTCTGGTGCGCCGTGGCGCTGCTGGGGCTGCTGGTCGGCGCGGCGGTGGCGGTCCTCATGCCGCCGCCGCCGACCGCGGTGACCAAGGTGCTGGTCGCGCATCAGGCGGACCAGCCGAACGACCCCGGAACGCTGATCCGCACCGACGTCGCGCTGCTGCAAACCACGCGGATCGCCAGTAAGGCCCTGCAGTCTCTCGAGTCCCCGGAAAAACCAGAGGACTTCATGCAGGACTACGGGGGTACCGGCTTGACCAACAACCTGCTGCAGATCAATGTGACAGGTGACAGCGACGCGGAAGCGGTGGCCCGCGCCAAGGCGCTGGCCGATGCGTTTGTCGCGGACCATGTGAGGCGAATACAGGAAGCCGCGAACGCCGAGGCCAAGACTCTGCTCGACCAGCGTGACCGCATGCGGAAGGAACTCGCCAAGGTCAACAAGGCGATCGGAGACCGATCGCCGGAGAGCGACCCGAAAGCGTCGGCGAGCATCGAGTCGCTCTTCGCCCGCCGGGCCGAACTCACCTCGCGGATAGCCGATTTCGATCAGCGCGCCGCAGAGGCGCGCACCGGCACGCCCCGGCTCATCGCCGGCACGCAGATCGTGGACGCCCCGCGCGCGGTGCAGCACTCCCTGCCCAGGGCCGCTGTCACCAACGCCACGATAGGGCTCGCCCTCGGGCTCGTCCTCGGGCTCGCGCTGGCCGCGGTCGGCGCGGTGGTGGCGGACCGCCCGGTGCTGCGCCGGGAGATCGCGGCGAACCTCGGCGCCTCGGTCATCGCGGAGCTGCGCCGCACGCCCCGCCGGTCGGCCAGGCTGTGGCAGCGCCGACGGACCCGGGCGGCACGGACAAGGCTCACCGCGTCCCTGGCCCGCACCGTGCGCGGCTCCGCCGAACCGGTGTCGCTGCTGGAACTGGGCTGTGCGCGCAGCGCGAGCGTGATCGCCCTGGACCTGGCAAGGGCACTGGCGGCGGAGGAGCCAGTGGTCATCATCGATGGTCTGCCACGCCTGCAGCTCGCCAACCGCCGCCCGAAGCCAGGAGACCCGACCGTGGTCAGCGGCGAGCGTGCCGCGGCCGTGTCGCATCAGGAGCGCCGGCTCGGCGTCGGCTCGGTGGCGCCCGGCGCGGCGTGGACCGACCTCCAGTACCTCGGCACCCAGACCGTGCTCGTCGTGCGTGCCGGGCACGGCAGCGCCGCATGGTTGCACACCGTGGCGCGGCAGCTCGCGGACCAGCGCATTCCGGTGATCGGTGTGGTGCTGATCGACCCCGATCCGCGTGACCGGACCGACGGCACGCTGTGGGACGGGCTGCACACCGCGCTGCGCGGCCGGAACGAGCGGCCGGCCCGGCAGAACGAGACGGGCCGACGGCGGACGGAGCGGCTGCCGATGTGGGCCGCACAGGTCCCGGACAACGACCAGGAAGCGCGGTAG
- a CDS encoding nucleotide sugar dehydrogenase, translating into MKVSVFGLGYVGCVSAACLASMGHEVIGVDVNQVKVDLVNDGKAPVVEERIGELIAEVVRTGALRATGDVREAIMGSEVSLVCVGTPSEPNGSLCTTYLERVTEQIGAAVAERGGRQTVVFRSTMLPGTCLNLLVPILEKYVGGTAGVDFGVAVNPEFLREGTSVKDFFDPPKTVIGELDPTSGDAVTALYDGLPGEVFRVPIPTAEAIKYADNAFHGLKIGFANELGAVCHALGVDSHQVMDVFLADRKLNISPAYLRPGFAFGGSCLPKDLRSLVHAARRADVSVPILAHVLPSNSDHLQRAVELVERTGKRRVGLFGLSFKPGTDDLRESPLVELAERLFGKGYDLRIYDPNVNLSRLLGANREYIETRLPHLAQLLAESVDEVLEHAEVCLVGTKDPAVLSALPHGDGPVIVDLIHLPDAEARRAEPGYVGLAW; encoded by the coding sequence ATGAAGGTCAGCGTTTTCGGGCTCGGCTACGTGGGCTGCGTGTCGGCCGCGTGCCTGGCCAGCATGGGTCACGAGGTCATCGGGGTGGACGTGAACCAGGTGAAGGTCGACCTGGTCAACGACGGCAAGGCCCCGGTGGTCGAGGAGCGGATCGGCGAGCTCATCGCCGAGGTCGTGCGGACCGGAGCGTTACGCGCTACCGGCGACGTCCGCGAGGCGATCATGGGCAGCGAGGTGTCGCTGGTCTGCGTGGGCACGCCGTCGGAGCCCAACGGCAGCCTGTGCACCACGTATCTGGAGCGGGTCACCGAGCAGATCGGTGCCGCGGTGGCCGAGCGGGGTGGGCGGCAGACCGTCGTGTTCCGCAGCACCATGCTCCCGGGCACCTGTCTGAACCTGCTGGTACCGATCCTGGAGAAGTACGTCGGCGGCACGGCCGGGGTGGACTTCGGGGTCGCGGTCAACCCGGAGTTCCTGCGCGAGGGCACGAGCGTGAAGGACTTCTTCGACCCGCCCAAGACCGTCATCGGCGAGCTCGACCCGACAAGCGGCGACGCGGTGACGGCGCTGTACGACGGATTGCCCGGCGAGGTGTTCCGGGTGCCGATCCCGACGGCCGAGGCCATCAAGTACGCGGACAACGCGTTCCACGGCCTCAAGATCGGCTTCGCGAACGAGCTCGGCGCGGTGTGCCACGCGCTCGGGGTGGACTCGCACCAGGTGATGGACGTGTTCCTGGCCGACCGCAAGCTGAACATCAGCCCCGCCTACCTGCGGCCCGGCTTCGCCTTCGGCGGCTCCTGCCTGCCCAAGGACTTGCGCAGCCTGGTCCACGCGGCACGGCGGGCAGACGTCTCGGTGCCCATCCTCGCCCACGTGCTGCCCTCCAACTCCGACCATCTGCAGCGCGCGGTGGAGTTGGTCGAGCGCACCGGAAAGCGTCGGGTGGGCCTGTTCGGGTTGTCCTTCAAACCCGGCACCGACGACCTCCGCGAGAGCCCGCTCGTCGAGCTGGCGGAGAGGCTCTTCGGCAAGGGTTACGACCTGCGGATCTACGACCCCAACGTGAACCTCTCCCGGCTGCTCGGCGCGAACCGCGAGTACATCGAGACCCGGCTGCCGCACCTCGCGCAGCTGCTTGCGGAGTCCGTCGACGAGGTGCTCGAGCATGCCGAGGTGTGCCTGGTCGGGACCAAGGATCCGGCCGTGCTGTCGGCGCTGCCCCATGGCGACGGCCCGGTGATCGTCGACCTCATCCACCTTCCCGACGCCGAGGCGCGCCGGGCCGAACCTGGGTACGTGGGCCTTGCTTGGTGA
- the asnB gene encoding asparagine synthase (glutamine-hydrolyzing) yields MCGIAGTYRWPDGKVVTDRLTDTLAHRGPDGAGRYSHPVGDGEVQLGHRRLAIIDLSETGAQPMVSGGLALTYNGELYNAPELRAELAAAGVRFRGTSDTEVLLEAWRRWGTDCLPRLRGMFAFGIFDERTGELVLARDQLGIKPLFLLRRGEGLVFASELKALAAATGGSLQVDNAALVASLLYYWVPDSRCAFREAEKLPPGSWLRCRPDGRVERGRYWHLKDVAAEGRERARSGEQPDLAAIVEESTRRHLLSDVPVATFLSGGLDSSYLTALAARDQPGISAYTIGFRAEDAKFEAMPDDLRYARQVAERFGVDLHEIEIAPNVLDLLPQMTYHLDEPIGDPAAINTFLICEAAREAGVKVMLSGMGADELFAGYRKHLANLLALRYQRVPRPLRRGLSAAVDRLPVATARRGYRSVRFAKRFLSFADLPEETAFRRSYTMYDQDELLALVNPDLAGTVDDVLTEHADIYQDNELDDFVNRMCLSDARMFLPGLNLAYTDRSSMAASTEVRVPYVDVEVVKAAFAVPGDRKIVGRQGKAVLKEAATSILPREIVYRPKGLFSAPLRAWMSRDLAPLVREVVNDGVLVNSGILRRDALARMVAEDAAGQRDFSKHLWHVLTLEYWYRDATSGSGQSQAA; encoded by the coding sequence ATGTGTGGCATCGCAGGGACATACCGATGGCCGGACGGGAAGGTCGTGACCGACCGGCTCACCGATACCCTCGCCCACCGCGGTCCGGACGGGGCGGGCCGGTACAGCCACCCCGTCGGTGACGGCGAAGTGCAGCTCGGGCACCGCCGGCTGGCCATCATCGACCTGTCCGAGACCGGCGCCCAGCCGATGGTCTCGGGCGGCCTCGCCCTCACATACAACGGCGAGCTGTACAACGCGCCGGAGTTGCGTGCCGAGCTGGCAGCCGCTGGGGTGCGCTTCCGCGGTACCTCCGACACCGAGGTGCTGCTTGAGGCCTGGCGGCGCTGGGGCACGGACTGCCTGCCCCGGCTGCGCGGCATGTTCGCGTTCGGGATCTTCGACGAGCGAACCGGTGAACTGGTGCTCGCCCGCGACCAGCTCGGCATCAAGCCGCTGTTCCTGCTCCGGCGCGGTGAGGGCCTGGTGTTCGCCTCCGAGCTCAAGGCGCTCGCCGCCGCCACCGGCGGATCGCTGCAGGTGGACAATGCGGCGCTGGTGGCCTCGCTGCTGTACTACTGGGTGCCGGACTCACGGTGCGCGTTCCGCGAAGCGGAGAAACTGCCGCCGGGGAGCTGGCTCCGGTGCCGGCCCGACGGCCGGGTGGAGCGCGGCCGGTACTGGCACCTGAAGGACGTCGCCGCCGAGGGCCGGGAGCGGGCCCGGAGCGGCGAGCAGCCAGACCTGGCCGCCATCGTCGAGGAGTCGACTCGACGTCACCTGCTCTCCGACGTACCCGTGGCGACCTTCCTCTCCGGCGGTCTTGACTCCAGCTACCTGACCGCGCTGGCGGCCCGCGACCAACCCGGGATCTCCGCTTACACGATCGGGTTCCGCGCCGAGGACGCCAAGTTCGAGGCCATGCCGGACGACCTTCGCTATGCCCGGCAGGTGGCCGAGCGGTTCGGCGTCGACCTGCATGAGATCGAGATCGCTCCGAATGTGCTCGACCTGCTGCCACAGATGACATACCACCTGGACGAGCCGATCGGCGACCCCGCCGCGATCAACACGTTCCTCATCTGCGAGGCCGCCCGGGAAGCCGGGGTCAAGGTGATGCTCTCGGGGATGGGTGCCGACGAACTGTTCGCCGGTTACCGCAAGCACCTGGCCAACCTCCTTGCGCTGCGCTACCAGCGCGTCCCGCGGCCCCTGCGGCGCGGCCTGTCCGCGGCCGTGGACCGGCTGCCGGTCGCCACGGCCCGCCGGGGGTACCGGTCGGTGCGGTTCGCGAAACGGTTCCTCTCCTTCGCCGACCTGCCGGAGGAGACCGCGTTCCGGCGCAGCTACACCATGTACGACCAGGACGAACTGCTCGCCCTGGTCAATCCGGACCTGGCCGGAACGGTCGACGACGTGCTGACCGAGCACGCGGACATCTACCAGGACAACGAACTCGACGACTTCGTCAACCGCATGTGCCTGAGCGACGCCCGGATGTTCCTGCCTGGCCTGAACCTCGCTTACACGGACCGCTCCAGCATGGCCGCCTCGACCGAGGTGCGGGTGCCGTACGTGGACGTCGAGGTGGTCAAGGCGGCGTTCGCCGTGCCCGGCGATCGCAAGATCGTCGGACGACAGGGCAAGGCCGTCCTCAAGGAGGCGGCCACCTCGATCCTGCCCCGGGAGATCGTGTACCGGCCCAAGGGCCTGTTCAGCGCCCCGCTGCGCGCCTGGATGAGCCGGGACCTGGCACCGCTGGTGCGCGAGGTGGTCAACGACGGCGTGCTTGTCAACTCCGGGATTCTGCGCCGCGACGCGCTGGCGCGCATGGTCGCCGAGGACGCCGCCGGGCAGCGGGACTTCTCCAAGCATCTGTGGCATGTGCTGACGCTCGAGTACTGGTATCGCGACGCGACCTCTGGCTCAGGCCAGAGCCAAGCGGCTTGA
- a CDS encoding sugar transferase — MRQGGSVVPFPSTRGRLANGAISQPVNDWEQRYRRTVITSDTVATALVVAAIGNFFGARDAANWHEKWGILAFGTELLVLGALAVSRSWAPAVLGQGAEEFRRLGRSLFTATVVLALGGIALTSRNIKLWIFVAIPAIALVTMTARYLLRLGLHKQRNEGRCLRPVVAAGSLATVRDLITRTRKFPHLGWRVDAVCTTDGLGLDGDQLDGVPVVGRLTDVAGHVRRDGYRVVAVTPDPHWSPERLQRLAWNLEGSDAEMVVAPVLMEVAGPRLHVDAVLGIPLLRVSMPTFTGGHRAIKEVVDRMGAAILLMLFAPLMVLVGLLVLVDSRGGTVYRQRRVGKDGREFTIFKFRTMVAGADGARAELADRNEGAGLLFKLRRDPRVTRVGAVLRRYSIDELPQLFNVLTGSMSLVGPRPPLPEESAAYGPDIRRRLLVKPGLTGLWQISGRSDLSWEEAVRLDLRYVEDWSLALDTVILWKTLRAVLHGQGAY, encoded by the coding sequence GTGCGGCAGGGGGGATCAGTCGTCCCTTTTCCGTCGACGCGCGGGCGTCTGGCGAATGGGGCAATCAGCCAGCCCGTGAACGACTGGGAGCAGCGGTACCGCCGTACCGTGATCACCAGCGATACCGTGGCCACCGCCTTGGTGGTGGCGGCGATCGGCAACTTCTTCGGGGCCCGGGACGCGGCCAACTGGCACGAGAAGTGGGGAATTCTCGCATTCGGCACCGAGCTGCTGGTGCTGGGAGCGCTTGCGGTGAGCCGGTCATGGGCTCCGGCCGTGCTCGGCCAGGGCGCCGAGGAATTCCGCCGGCTCGGACGCTCACTGTTCACGGCGACCGTCGTACTGGCGCTCGGCGGGATCGCCCTCACCTCGCGCAACATCAAGCTCTGGATCTTCGTCGCGATCCCCGCGATCGCGCTCGTCACCATGACCGCGCGGTATCTGCTCCGCCTCGGGCTGCACAAACAGCGGAACGAAGGACGGTGCCTGAGACCGGTGGTCGCTGCCGGGAGCCTGGCCACCGTGCGCGACCTGATCACCCGAACCCGCAAGTTCCCGCACCTCGGCTGGCGGGTGGATGCGGTGTGCACGACGGACGGTCTCGGGCTCGACGGTGACCAACTGGACGGAGTGCCGGTCGTCGGCCGACTGACGGACGTCGCGGGCCACGTCCGCCGCGACGGCTACCGTGTCGTCGCGGTCACACCGGACCCGCACTGGTCACCGGAGCGGCTGCAGCGGCTGGCCTGGAACCTCGAAGGCAGCGATGCCGAGATGGTCGTGGCCCCCGTGCTGATGGAGGTGGCCGGCCCGCGGCTGCACGTCGACGCGGTGCTCGGGATACCGCTACTGCGGGTCAGTATGCCGACCTTCACCGGGGGTCACCGGGCCATCAAAGAGGTCGTCGATCGGATGGGCGCGGCGATCCTGCTGATGCTGTTCGCGCCGCTGATGGTGCTCGTCGGGCTGCTCGTGCTGGTGGACAGTCGGGGTGGGACGGTCTACCGCCAGCGCAGGGTCGGCAAGGACGGCCGTGAGTTCACCATTTTCAAGTTCCGCACCATGGTCGCCGGGGCCGACGGGGCACGTGCCGAGCTGGCCGACCGCAACGAGGGCGCCGGCCTGCTGTTCAAGCTCCGCCGGGATCCGCGGGTGACCCGGGTGGGAGCAGTGCTGCGCCGGTACTCGATCGACGAGCTCCCGCAGCTCTTCAACGTACTCACCGGATCGATGTCGCTCGTCGGCCCGCGGCCTCCGTTACCGGAGGAGTCCGCTGCGTACGGCCCGGACATCCGGCGGCGGCTGCTGGTCAAGCCCGGGCTCACCGGGCTGTGGCAGATCAGCGGACGCAGCGACCTGTCGTGGGAGGAGGCGGTCCGGCTCGACCTGCGGTACGTGGAGGACTGGTCGCTCGCCCTGGACACAGTGATCTTGTGGAAGACGCTGCGTGCGGTGCTCCATGGGCAGGGGGCCTACTGA